A stretch of Spirosoma oryzicola DNA encodes these proteins:
- a CDS encoding NAD-dependent epimerase/dehydratase family protein has protein sequence MNIALVTGSAGLIGSEAVSFFADKFDLIIGIDNNMRQYFFGADGSTEWNRNRLSDTYATYKHYAADIREVSQLEPIFREYGSDIKLVLHTAAQPSHDWAAREPFTDFGVNAVGTLNMLEMTRLHSPEAVFIFTSTNKVYGDNPNYLPLIETETRWEIDQNHPYFKDGIDEYMSLDHTKHSVFGASKVAADIMVQEYGRYFGMKTGVFRGGCLTGPNHSGAQLHGFLSYLMKCAITGNQYTIFGYKGKQVRDNIHSWDLVNMFWHFYQNPRAGEVYNAGGGRYANCSMLEAIALCEEISGNKMNYQYSETARSGDHIWYISNLNKFKDHYPDWNWTYDLKETMVQIHDSMAARLALVK, from the coding sequence ATGAATATTGCATTAGTAACAGGTTCGGCTGGGCTCATTGGTAGCGAAGCCGTATCCTTTTTTGCCGATAAGTTCGATCTCATTATTGGTATTGACAACAACATGCGTCAGTACTTTTTTGGCGCCGATGGGTCAACCGAATGGAATCGGAATCGATTGTCAGACACCTATGCTACTTATAAACACTACGCAGCTGACATCCGGGAAGTAAGCCAACTGGAACCTATTTTCCGGGAGTACGGCTCTGACATTAAATTAGTACTGCACACGGCTGCGCAACCGTCACACGACTGGGCGGCTCGTGAGCCATTTACCGATTTCGGCGTGAATGCTGTTGGAACGCTCAACATGCTTGAGATGACCCGCTTACACAGCCCCGAAGCAGTATTTATCTTTACCTCGACCAACAAAGTATACGGTGATAACCCGAACTACCTGCCGCTGATCGAGACAGAAACCCGCTGGGAAATCGATCAGAACCACCCGTATTTCAAGGATGGTATTGACGAGTACATGAGTCTTGATCATACCAAACACTCGGTATTTGGCGCATCGAAAGTAGCTGCTGATATCATGGTACAGGAGTACGGCCGCTATTTCGGTATGAAAACGGGTGTTTTCCGGGGCGGCTGCCTGACGGGACCAAACCACTCAGGTGCTCAGCTTCACGGCTTCCTATCTTACCTGATGAAGTGTGCCATCACGGGTAATCAGTACACGATTTTCGGCTACAAAGGCAAGCAGGTACGGGACAACATTCACAGCTGGGACCTGGTGAACATGTTCTGGCATTTTTACCAGAATCCTCGTGCGGGTGAAGTTTACAATGCGGGTGGTGGCCGTTACGCCAACTGCTCCATGCTCGAAGCCATTGCCCTATGCGAAGAAATTTCGGGTAATAAAATGAATTACCAGTATTCAGAAACGGCGCGTAGTGGCGACCATATCTGGTACATTTCTAATCTGAACAAATTCAAAGATCACTACCCCGACTGGAACTGGACATACGATTTGAAAGAAACGATGGTTCAGATTCACGATAGTATGGCTGCCCGGTTGGCCCTGGTGAAATAA